Proteins encoded together in one Bacteroides ovatus window:
- a CDS encoding ROK family transcriptional regulator yields the protein MNQQFLKEIEKGSKSALVKKRIITHYIYNGSSTIPDLSKELDLSVPTVTKFIGEMCDDGYINDYGKLETSGGRHPNLYGLNPESGYFLGVDIKRFAVNIGLINFKGDMVELKMNIPYKFENSIEGMNELCKHILNFIKKLTINKEKILNINVNVSGRVNPESGYSFSQFNFEERPLADVLSEKLGYKVTVDNDTRAMTYGEYMQGCVKGEKDIIFVNVSWGVGIGIIIDGKVYTGKSGFSGEFGHMSAYDNEIICHCGKKGCLETEASGSALHRILLERIQSGESSILSTRITTEENPITLDEIIAAVNKEDLLCIEIVEEIGQKLGKQIAGLINIFNPELVIIGGTLSLTGDYITQPIKTAVRKYSLNLVNKDSAIITSKLKDKAGIVGACMLARSRMFES from the coding sequence ATGAACCAACAATTCTTGAAAGAAATAGAAAAGGGCTCTAAAAGCGCTCTCGTCAAAAAGAGGATTATTACACATTATATATATAATGGCAGTTCTACAATTCCCGATCTTTCAAAAGAGCTGGATTTAAGTGTACCGACCGTCACCAAATTTATTGGTGAAATGTGTGATGACGGATATATTAATGATTATGGCAAATTAGAAACAAGTGGTGGACGCCATCCCAATCTCTATGGGCTCAATCCGGAATCCGGTTACTTTTTGGGGGTAGACATCAAAAGATTCGCCGTCAATATCGGACTAATAAATTTCAAAGGCGATATGGTAGAATTGAAAATGAATATACCTTATAAGTTTGAGAACTCAATCGAAGGGATGAATGAGTTATGCAAACATATTCTTAATTTTATAAAGAAGCTCACTATTAATAAAGAGAAGATCTTAAATATTAATGTCAATGTGTCGGGACGTGTAAATCCTGAATCAGGGTATAGCTTCAGCCAGTTCAATTTCGAGGAAAGGCCGTTAGCAGATGTATTATCCGAAAAATTGGGATATAAAGTAACTGTTGATAATGACACGCGTGCAATGACTTATGGTGAATATATGCAAGGCTGCGTGAAAGGAGAAAAAGATATCATTTTTGTGAATGTAAGTTGGGGAGTAGGTATCGGAATCATTATTGATGGTAAGGTTTATACTGGAAAATCCGGATTCTCCGGTGAATTTGGACACATGAGTGCTTATGATAATGAAATAATCTGCCATTGCGGCAAAAAAGGCTGTCTGGAGACGGAAGCTTCCGGTTCAGCACTTCATCGTATTTTATTGGAGCGTATTCAAAGTGGGGAAAGCTCCATACTATCTACGCGAATCACAACCGAGGAAAACCCGATCACTCTTGATGAGATAATTGCTGCCGTGAATAAAGAAGACCTGCTTTGCATTGAAATCGTAGAAGAAATCGGGCAGAAACTAGGCAAACAGATTGCCGGGTTAATCAATATCTTCAATCCGGAACTAGTAATTATAGGTGGAACTTTATCTTTAACCGGTGATTATATCACACAACCTATAAAAACAGCTGTACGCAAGTACTCTCTAAATCTGGTTAATAAAGATTCAGCCATCATCACCTCTAAGTTGAAAGATAAAGCAGGAATCGTCGGCGCGTGCATGTTGGCACGCAGTAGAATGTTTGAAAGCTAG
- a CDS encoding FAD-dependent oxidoreductase codes for MRNYFLGLCLLFALCFTACSHSDDSVDVLIIGGGASGVTAGIQSARMEAVTLIVEETEWLGGMLTSAGVSAVDGNYDLPAGLFGEFRGHLADYYGGLDSLKTGWVSSVLFEPSVGNKIFHEMVNAEENLKVWHNATLVKLERENDSWIAQIQMQDHTIKKVSAKILIDGTELGDIAKMCGVKYDIGMESRHDTKEDIAPEEKNNIVQDITYVAILKDYGKDVTIPCPEGYNKDEFACACASPVCITPKEPDRVWSKEMMITYGKLPNNKYMINWPIEGNDYYVNLVEMTREEREEALKYAKHYTMCFVYFLQHELGFNTLGLADDEYPTADKLPFIPYHRESRRIHGLVRFSLNHVCEPFKQSQPLYRTCIAVGNYPVDHHHTRYHGYEELPNLYFHPVPSYGLPLGTLIPKDVEGLIVAEKSISVSNIINGTTRLQPMVMQIGQAAGALAALAVKENKSISEVSVREVQNAILDAKGYLLPYLDVAIDHPMFKSLQRVGSTGILKGIGKSVDWANQMWFRADTLLLANELEGLGDVYPFVNKQVIEGNNTISIQKATEMIGEIAEKEGIEIKEGRVEEIWDEFDLKNFDMDRDILRSEMAILIDQILDPFNNKKVDITGQYIQ; via the coding sequence ATGAGAAACTATTTTTTAGGTCTGTGTTTATTATTTGCTTTGTGTTTCACGGCATGCTCTCATTCAGATGATTCTGTTGATGTGCTAATTATTGGTGGTGGTGCTAGTGGGGTAACTGCTGGTATTCAGTCTGCTCGAATGGAGGCTGTGACATTGATAGTGGAAGAAACAGAATGGCTGGGTGGAATGCTCACTTCTGCAGGTGTAAGTGCTGTTGACGGAAACTATGATTTACCGGCAGGCCTATTTGGAGAGTTTCGCGGACATTTGGCAGATTATTATGGTGGACTTGATTCTCTAAAAACCGGTTGGGTGAGTTCAGTGTTATTTGAACCTTCAGTTGGAAATAAAATTTTCCATGAAATGGTTAATGCAGAGGAAAATCTAAAAGTATGGCATAATGCTACTTTGGTCAAATTGGAGAGAGAAAATGATTCTTGGATTGCTCAAATTCAGATGCAAGATCATACGATTAAAAAAGTAAGTGCTAAAATATTGATTGATGGTACCGAGCTAGGGGATATAGCAAAAATGTGCGGTGTGAAGTATGATATCGGTATGGAAAGCCGTCATGATACAAAGGAAGATATTGCTCCGGAAGAGAAAAATAATATAGTTCAGGATATTACATATGTAGCAATTTTAAAAGATTATGGCAAAGATGTGACTATTCCTTGTCCTGAAGGATATAATAAGGATGAATTTGCTTGTGCTTGTGCCAGTCCTGTTTGTATCACGCCTAAAGAGCCGGATCGTGTATGGTCTAAGGAAATGATGATAACTTATGGAAAACTTCCTAATAATAAATACATGATTAATTGGCCGATAGAAGGCAATGATTATTATGTAAACTTGGTCGAAATGACCCGTGAGGAACGTGAAGAAGCTCTGAAATATGCAAAACATTATACGATGTGTTTCGTCTATTTTCTGCAACATGAATTAGGTTTTAATACATTGGGCTTAGCTGACGATGAATATCCTACTGCTGACAAATTACCCTTTATTCCTTATCATAGAGAGTCTAGGAGAATCCATGGATTAGTGCGCTTTAGTCTAAATCATGTTTGTGAACCGTTCAAACAGTCCCAACCTCTTTATCGTACTTGTATCGCTGTAGGAAATTATCCTGTGGATCATCATCATACCCGTTATCATGGATATGAAGAATTGCCTAATCTTTATTTTCATCCGGTACCTTCATACGGTTTGCCTTTAGGAACTTTGATTCCAAAAGATGTTGAAGGATTGATCGTTGCTGAAAAATCAATATCTGTTTCTAATATAATTAATGGTACCACTCGTTTGCAACCGATGGTTATGCAGATCGGACAAGCAGCGGGAGCATTGGCAGCCCTTGCAGTGAAAGAAAATAAGAGTATTAGCGAGGTGTCTGTTCGTGAAGTGCAAAATGCAATATTGGACGCGAAAGGATATTTATTGCCTTATTTAGATGTTGCAATAGATCATCCGATGTTTAAATCGTTGCAACGTGTAGGTTCTACAGGAATTTTGAAGGGTATAGGTAAAAGTGTCGATTGGGCTAATCAAATGTGGTTCAGAGCAGATACTTTGTTATTGGCGAATGAACTGGAAGGATTAGGTGATGTCTATCCCTTTGTCAATAAGCAAGTTATTGAAGGTAATAACACCATATCAATTCAGAAAGCTACAGAGATGATAGGAGAGATTGCCGAAAAAGAAGGTATCGAAATAAAGGAGGGTAGAGTAGAAGAGATATGGGATGAATTTGATTTGAAGAATTTTGATATGGATCGAGATATTCTACGAAGTGAAATGGCAATTTTGATTGATCAGATATTAGATCCTTTCAATAATAAAAAAGTAGATATTACAGGACAGTATATTCAATAG
- a CDS encoding DUF4434 domain-containing protein: MKTLDRRDFLKKATLAGASALAVPTLFESCTSKASASTVVVADGLESKLIVPKNNGLKITGTFLDEISHDIPHQNWGEKEWDMDFQHMKNIGIDTVIMIRSGYRKFVTFPSPYLLKKGCYMPSVDLVDMFLRLAEKYGMKFYFGLYDSGKYWDTGDMTWEVEDNKYVIDEVWENYGSKYKSFGGWYISGEISRATKGAIGAFHTLGKQCKDISNGLPTFISPWIDGKKAIMGTTKMTKEDAVSVQQHEKEWDEIFDGIHDVVDACAFQDGHIDYDELDAFFSVNKKLADKYGMQCWTNAESFDRDMPIRFLPIKFDKLRLKLEAAKRAGYDKAITFEFSHFMSPQSAYLQAGHLYDRYKEYFEIK; encoded by the coding sequence ATGAAAACATTAGATCGAAGAGATTTTCTAAAAAAAGCGACATTAGCTGGTGCATCAGCTTTGGCTGTACCAACTTTGTTTGAATCTTGTACTTCAAAGGCTAGTGCCAGTACAGTAGTGGTAGCTGATGGTTTGGAAAGTAAACTCATTGTTCCTAAAAACAATGGATTAAAAATCACCGGAACTTTTTTGGATGAGATTTCACATGATATTCCACATCAAAACTGGGGTGAGAAAGAATGGGACATGGATTTTCAGCATATGAAAAATATAGGAATTGATACGGTAATAATGATCCGTTCGGGTTATCGTAAATTTGTAACTTTTCCTTCTCCTTATCTGCTGAAGAAGGGGTGTTATATGCCTTCTGTTGATTTGGTAGATATGTTTTTGCGTTTGGCTGAAAAGTACGGAATGAAATTCTATTTTGGACTATACGATTCGGGCAAATACTGGGACACAGGAGATATGACTTGGGAGGTGGAAGATAACAAATATGTGATTGATGAGGTCTGGGAAAATTATGGTTCCAAGTATAAAAGTTTCGGAGGATGGTATATCAGTGGTGAAATAAGTCGGGCAACGAAAGGTGCGATTGGTGCTTTCCATACATTAGGAAAACAATGTAAGGATATATCTAATGGATTGCCGACTTTTATATCGCCTTGGATTGATGGAAAGAAAGCAATAATGGGAACGACGAAAATGACTAAAGAAGATGCCGTTTCTGTACAACAACACGAAAAAGAATGGGATGAAATTTTTGATGGAATTCATGATGTGGTAGATGCATGTGCATTTCAAGATGGTCATATTGATTATGATGAATTGGATGCATTCTTTTCTGTCAATAAAAAATTAGCAGATAAGTATGGTATGCAATGTTGGACAAATGCCGAATCTTTTGACCGTGATATGCCTATTCGTTTTCTACCCATTAAGTTTGATAAACTTCGGCTGAAACTGGAAGCTGCCAAACGTGCCGGATATGATAAGGCTATTACTTTTGAATTTTCTCATTTTATGAGTCCACAGTCAGCCTATTTGCAAGCTGGTCATTTATATGACAGATATAAAGAATATTTTGAAATAAAATAA
- a CDS encoding sugar porter family MFS transporter, with the protein MKSTINFGYLIFLSVVAALGGFLFGYDTAVISGTIAQVTQLFQLDTLQQGWYVGCALVGSIVGVLFAGILSDKLGRKLTMVISAVLFSTSALGCALSADFTQLVIYRIIGGVGIGVVSIVSPLYISEVAVAQYRGRLVSLYQLAVTVGFLGAYLVNYQLLAWAESGTQLSVDWLNKVFITEVWRGMLGMETLPAILFFIIIFFIPESPRWLIVRGKELKAVNILEKIYNSITEAKSQLRETKSVLTSETRSEWSLLMKPGIFKAVIIGVCIAILGQFMGVNAVLYYGPSIFENAGLSGGDSLFYQVLVGLVNTLTTVLALVIIDKVGRKKLVYYGVSGMVVSLILIGLYFLFGDSLGVSSLFLLIFFLFYVFCCAVSICAVVFVLLSEMYPTKVRGLAMSIAGFALWIGTYLIGQLTPWMLQNLTPAGTFFLFALMCVPYMLIVWKLVPETTGKSLEEIERYWTRSE; encoded by the coding sequence ATGAAGTCTACAATCAATTTTGGTTATCTTATATTCCTTTCTGTTGTGGCAGCATTGGGAGGCTTTTTGTTCGGATATGATACCGCGGTTATATCGGGAACAATTGCCCAGGTGACTCAACTATTTCAGTTAGATACGTTGCAACAGGGATGGTATGTAGGATGTGCTTTAGTAGGCTCTATTGTAGGTGTTCTTTTTGCAGGAATCTTAAGTGATAAGTTAGGAAGAAAACTTACGATGGTTATTTCAGCCGTATTGTTCTCTACATCAGCTTTGGGGTGTGCACTATCTGCCGATTTTACTCAATTGGTGATCTATCGGATAATAGGTGGAGTAGGGATAGGGGTTGTTTCCATTGTTTCTCCTCTTTATATATCTGAAGTAGCCGTGGCACAGTATAGAGGACGCCTGGTGTCATTGTATCAGTTGGCTGTAACAGTCGGTTTCTTAGGAGCTTATTTAGTTAACTATCAATTATTGGCATGGGCGGAGAGTGGTACGCAATTGAGTGTGGATTGGTTGAATAAAGTATTTATAACTGAAGTATGGAGAGGTATGTTGGGTATGGAAACATTGCCAGCAATCTTATTCTTCATAATCATATTCTTTATTCCGGAAAGTCCTCGCTGGTTAATCGTACGTGGAAAGGAATTGAAGGCTGTAAATATATTAGAAAAAATATATAATTCAATTACAGAAGCGAAAAGTCAATTAAGAGAAACGAAATCTGTACTGACCTCTGAAACGAGATCGGAATGGTCGTTATTAATGAAGCCTGGAATCTTCAAAGCTGTTATTATCGGTGTTTGTATTGCCATTTTAGGGCAATTTATGGGAGTGAATGCAGTGCTTTATTACGGCCCTTCTATTTTTGAAAATGCAGGACTTTCAGGTGGCGATTCTCTTTTTTACCAAGTTCTGGTAGGACTAGTCAATACTTTGACCACCGTTCTGGCTCTTGTCATCATTGATAAGGTAGGCCGCAAGAAACTTGTTTATTACGGAGTTTCGGGAATGGTTGTTTCTCTGATTCTCATCGGCCTGTACTTCCTCTTCGGAGATTCCCTGGGAGTATCCAGCCTCTTCCTGCTTATTTTTTTCCTGTTCTATGTATTCTGCTGTGCCGTTTCTATCTGTGCCGTGGTGTTCGTGCTCCTCTCTGAGATGTATCCCACCAAGGTTCGCGGACTGGCCATGTCGATAGCAGGATTCGCTCTGTGGATCGGAACGTACCTGATCGGACAGTTAACCCCCTGGATGCTCCAGAACCTTACCCCCGCCGGAACATTCTTCCTGTTCGCCCTCATGTGCGTGCCGTATATGCTGATTGTCTGGAAACTCGTGCCGGAGACTACCGGGAAGTCGCTGGAAGAGATTGAAAGATATTGGACCCGTTCGGAATAG
- a CDS encoding AGE family epimerase/isomerase, with amino-acid sequence MDFKKLANQYKDELLDNVLPFWLENSQDHEYGGYFTCLDREGRVFDTDKFIWLQGREVWMFSMLYNKVEKRKEWLDCAVQGGEFLKKYGHDGDYNWYFSLDRLGRPLVEPYNIFSYTFAAMAFGQLSLATGNQEYADIAKKTFDIILSKVDNPKGKWNKLHPGTRNLKNFALPMILCNLAMEIEHILGKDYLEQAMDTCIHEVMSVFYRPELGGIIVENVDVNGNLIDCFEGRQITPGHAIEAMWFIMDLGKRLNRPELIEKAKNITLTMLEYGWDKEYGGIYYFMDRNGCPPQQLEWDQKLWWVHIETLISLLKSYQLTGDNQCLEWFEKVHDYTWTHFKDKERPEWYGYLNRRGEVLLPLKGGKWKGCFHVPRGLYQCWKVLEQL; translated from the coding sequence ATGGATTTTAAGAAACTGGCAAATCAATACAAGGATGAACTCTTGGATAATGTTCTTCCTTTCTGGCTTGAAAACTCACAAGATCATGAATATGGAGGCTACTTCACCTGTTTGGATCGTGAAGGAAGAGTTTTCGATACAGATAAATTTATCTGGCTGCAAGGCCGCGAAGTGTGGATGTTCTCTATGCTTTACAATAAAGTGGAAAAACGTAAGGAATGGCTGGATTGTGCCGTTCAAGGTGGTGAGTTTTTAAAAAAATATGGACATGATGGAGACTATAACTGGTATTTTTCCCTTGACCGTTTGGGTAGACCATTGGTAGAACCATACAATATCTTTTCATATACATTCGCTGCCATGGCTTTCGGGCAATTAAGCCTTGCAACCGGTAATCAGGAATATGCTGACATTGCCAAGAAAACCTTCGATATTATCCTTTCCAAAGTAGATAATCCGAAAGGTAAATGGAATAAACTTCATCCGGGCACTCGTAATCTAAAAAATTTTGCCCTGCCGATGATACTATGCAATCTTGCTATGGAAATTGAGCATATTTTAGGCAAGGACTATTTGGAACAAGCGATGGATACTTGTATTCATGAAGTTATGTCTGTCTTCTATCGTCCCGAACTTGGTGGTATCATTGTTGAGAATGTAGATGTGAATGGTAATCTGATAGATTGCTTTGAAGGACGGCAGATTACCCCTGGCCATGCGATTGAAGCCATGTGGTTTATAATGGATTTAGGGAAACGCCTAAACCGTCCGGAATTAATCGAAAAGGCTAAGAATATCACTCTTACAATGCTTGAATATGGTTGGGATAAAGAATATGGAGGTATCTACTATTTTATGGATCGTAACGGTTGTCCTCCCCAACAACTGGAATGGGACCAGAAACTCTGGTGGGTGCATATTGAAACACTCATATCTCTTCTGAAGAGTTATCAATTGACCGGAGATAACCAATGTCTGGAATGGTTTGAAAAAGTACACGATTATACATGGACCCATTTTAAAGATAAAGAGCGTCCCGAATGGTATGGATACTTAAATCGGAGAGGTGAAGTGCTACTACCACTCAAAGGAGGAAAATGGAAAGGATGTTTCCATGTACCAAGAGGGTTATACCAATGCTGGAAAGTATTGGAACAGCTATAA
- a CDS encoding SusC/RagA family TonB-linked outer membrane protein, with product MTEFNSKIKKNSRILKIFMFSIYALFACAISSHAQSLVKGTVTDGIGEPLPGVSVVVKGTTNGTITDVNGKYSIQATAKDILSFSYVGMSDQEIKVAGQTTINVVMKDDVAALDEVIVVGYGTAKKQSLTGAVSAVKGDELLKAPATNVSSLLGGRLPGISSVQVSGEPGDDQATLRVRGSIYNVTYIVDGMPRSINDIDPNDIESVSVLKDGASAAVYGLKGAGGVIIITTKKGQEGKSKITYNGSIGASMNANFPQFMNGPQFAYYYNMADMMDKMANGSISNISQYNPVFTKANVEAMLNGDPTDGWDNVNYIDKVFGTGINQKHNVTIQGGSDKMRYFASVGYLGQKGNIDNFSYKRYNLRTNLETQLAKNFQLSLGIAGNVGKRETPGYASGGTDSNSELGEQGWLSVAHQTIMMHPYLPETYDGLYTATTQNNTSLPNSPLAAIYESGYKHTNSFDLQTNISLQYNVPWVKGLSVKVTGAYDYTTSHNKNLNTPYSTYIHKMPTSTADWTWSKADDPRGTANGINLGEGQYSSHQMVGQGSINYASSFGKHNVEAMVLAEIRDYKENSFSGYNKNMSFSELPELSFGQPADSPISGYSDANRSIGYVFRLKYDYDNKYLAEFTGRYDGSYKFAGNVSGKRWAFFPSASVAWRISKEDFMSSLTFLDDMKIRASVGLLGNDAVSPYAFLSTYNLMDGNKNAYQTILNGKVMQALRASVIANPTLTWENTLTYNAGFDFTMWNGLLGMEFDAFYNYTYDILTAMGGDYPPSMGGYYYTYANYNKVDSKGVEVTVSHRNKLNLAGKPFSYGASFNLTFARNRYLRYPDSPNTVEWRKRTGRSVDASVVWVADGLFRSEEEIDNSAWYGTRPNVGDIKYRDLNGDGKIDEDDRTRVGRGNRPELTYGLNLNCAWNGFDLSAQFTGGALFDVSLTGTYYNGYDDNTVWTQAFKEGANSPLYLVQNAYTVENPNGTFPRLTLGNQGHGGDNGLASTFWLRNGRYLRLKSAQLGYTFPKRWMSPVGIQNLRIYVEGSNLFTISGLPDGIDPESPGVNNGYYPQQRTIMGGITLTF from the coding sequence ATGACAGAGTTTAACTCAAAAATCAAGAAGAACTCTCGTATATTGAAAATATTTATGTTTTCAATATACGCGCTATTTGCATGTGCTATCAGTAGTCATGCACAGAGTTTAGTGAAAGGAACTGTTACTGATGGTATAGGAGAACCGCTACCAGGAGTAAGTGTTGTCGTAAAAGGAACTACTAATGGCACTATTACAGATGTAAATGGAAAATATAGCATTCAGGCCACCGCAAAAGACATTTTATCATTCTCATATGTTGGAATGTCAGATCAGGAAATAAAGGTAGCAGGTCAGACGACCATTAATGTGGTTATGAAAGATGATGTGGCAGCTTTGGATGAAGTGATTGTGGTAGGATATGGTACTGCCAAGAAGCAATCTTTAACCGGAGCCGTATCTGCGGTGAAAGGCGACGAACTGCTGAAAGCACCGGCAACCAATGTGTCGAGTCTTTTAGGTGGACGTTTGCCAGGTATTTCATCTGTTCAAGTATCTGGTGAACCCGGAGACGATCAGGCTACATTACGAGTTCGTGGCTCTATTTATAATGTTACTTATATAGTAGACGGAATGCCTCGTTCTATTAATGATATTGACCCTAATGATATCGAAAGTGTATCTGTTTTGAAAGATGGAGCTTCTGCAGCTGTTTATGGATTAAAAGGAGCCGGTGGTGTTATTATTATAACTACAAAAAAAGGTCAGGAAGGAAAATCCAAAATCACTTATAATGGTTCAATAGGAGCATCTATGAATGCAAACTTCCCGCAGTTTATGAATGGACCTCAATTTGCATATTATTATAATATGGCTGACATGATGGATAAAATGGCTAATGGAAGCATTTCAAACATTAGTCAATATAATCCCGTTTTTACAAAGGCGAATGTGGAAGCTATGTTGAATGGTGATCCTACTGACGGATGGGATAATGTTAACTATATTGATAAAGTATTTGGAACTGGTATCAACCAGAAACATAATGTAACCATACAAGGAGGCAGTGATAAGATGCGTTACTTTGCTTCTGTGGGTTATTTAGGTCAAAAAGGTAACATTGACAATTTCTCTTACAAGAGATACAATTTAAGAACTAATCTTGAGACTCAACTGGCTAAGAACTTCCAGTTAAGTTTAGGTATTGCAGGAAATGTCGGTAAACGTGAAACTCCGGGATATGCTTCAGGCGGTACGGATTCTAATTCCGAATTGGGTGAACAAGGTTGGTTGTCAGTAGCTCATCAGACTATAATGATGCATCCCTATTTGCCGGAAACATATGACGGACTTTATACTGCTACTACACAGAATAACACAAGTCTGCCCAACAGTCCGTTGGCTGCTATTTATGAATCCGGATACAAGCATACCAATAGCTTTGATTTGCAGACCAACATCTCATTGCAATACAATGTGCCTTGGGTTAAAGGTTTGAGTGTAAAAGTAACCGGAGCTTATGACTATACAACTTCTCATAATAAGAATTTGAATACGCCTTACTCCACATATATACATAAAATGCCGACTTCGACAGCAGATTGGACTTGGTCTAAAGCAGACGATCCTCGCGGCACAGCAAATGGAATAAATTTAGGTGAAGGACAGTATAGTTCTCATCAAATGGTAGGCCAAGGAAGTATAAACTATGCAAGCTCCTTCGGAAAACATAATGTAGAAGCAATGGTATTGGCAGAAATCCGGGATTATAAAGAAAACAGTTTCTCCGGCTATAATAAGAACATGAGTTTCTCTGAACTACCGGAATTGAGCTTTGGACAACCGGCAGACTCTCCAATCTCGGGATACAGTGATGCAAACCGTAGTATTGGTTATGTTTTTCGTTTGAAATATGACTATGACAATAAGTATTTGGCAGAGTTTACAGGTCGATATGATGGTTCTTACAAATTTGCCGGCAATGTTAGTGGGAAACGTTGGGCATTCTTCCCGTCAGCGTCAGTAGCGTGGAGAATATCTAAAGAAGATTTTATGTCTAGTCTGACATTTCTGGATGATATGAAGATACGTGCATCTGTCGGTTTATTAGGAAACGATGCAGTGAGTCCGTATGCTTTCCTTAGTACTTACAATTTGATGGATGGTAACAAAAATGCATACCAGACAATTCTGAATGGAAAAGTAATGCAAGCATTACGCGCCTCTGTAATTGCCAATCCTACTCTAACTTGGGAGAACACCTTAACCTACAATGCAGGATTTGACTTTACGATGTGGAATGGTCTGTTGGGAATGGAGTTTGACGCATTCTATAATTATACCTATGATATTTTGACAGCAATGGGAGGCGATTACCCGCCATCTATGGGAGGATATTATTATACTTATGCCAACTATAATAAGGTGGATAGCAAAGGCGTTGAAGTAACGGTGAGCCATCGTAATAAATTAAACTTGGCAGGTAAGCCATTCTCCTATGGCGCAAGCTTCAATCTGACATTTGCAAGAAACCGTTATCTCCGTTATCCAGATAGTCCGAACACAGTAGAGTGGAGAAAACGCACAGGACGTAGTGTTGATGCTTCTGTTGTGTGGGTTGCAGATGGCTTATTCCGTTCGGAAGAAGAAATAGACAATTCAGCCTGGTATGGCACTCGTCCTAATGTCGGTGATATCAAATACAGAGATTTAAATGGTGATGGTAAAATAGACGAAGATGACAGAACACGTGTTGGACGTGGCAATCGTCCCGAATTAACTTACGGTTTGAACCTGAATTGTGCTTGGAATGGATTCGATTTAAGTGCACAATTTACTGGAGGTGCACTGTTTGATGTATCGTTGACAGGAACTTATTACAATGGATATGACGATAATACAGTCTGGACACAGGCATTTAAAGAAGGTGCCAACTCACCACTATATCTGGTTCAGAATGCATATACAGTAGAAAATCCGAATGGAACATTCCCACGACTTACACTGGGTAATCAAGGACACGGAGGAGATAATGGATTAGCTTCCACTTTCTGGTTGCGTAACGGTAGATACCTTCGTCTCAAATCCGCACAATTGGGTTACACATTCCCCAAGAGATGGATGAGTCCTGTCGGCATTCAGAATCTTAGAATTTATGTAGAAGGTTCTAATTTATTCACGATTTCCGGTCTTCCTGATGGAATCGATCCTGAATCTCCGGGAGTAAATAACGGATACTATCCTCAACAACGCACCATTATGGGCGGTATAACTTTGACTTTCTAA